In a genomic window of Microbacterium amylolyticum:
- a CDS encoding ABC transporter ATP-binding protein, with protein sequence MSAIRLEQVAKTYQGSDTRSVDRLDLTVEEGDFLCLLGPSGCGKSTTLRLIAGLERPTEGRIDIGGASVDDVPRGIHVAAERRGLGFVFQSYALWPHLTVRENVEFGLTMQKIRSRERRVRVDHALETLAIAPYADRYPGDLSGGQQQRVAIARTLAARPAVMLLDEPLSNLDARLRLEMRAEFQRIHRETGTTMVFVTHDQWEAMTLATRIVVMNEGRVQQIGSPLDVYSQPANRFVAEFMGSPPLNVVERSGVGRAAQALAEWRGADGAVTAGLRPEAVQFTDLPSAGAFSVPVTIEALLPTGGSWIVEASDGARRIFGTSTTIPNVREGDRTNAWAPARDVLLFAEDGSRLTESLVAA encoded by the coding sequence ATGAGCGCCATCCGTCTAGAACAGGTCGCGAAGACCTATCAGGGCAGCGACACTCGCAGCGTCGACCGGTTGGATCTGACCGTCGAAGAGGGCGACTTCCTGTGCCTGCTCGGCCCGTCCGGCTGCGGCAAGTCCACAACACTCCGCTTGATCGCCGGGCTGGAAAGGCCGACAGAAGGGCGCATCGACATCGGCGGAGCCAGCGTCGACGATGTTCCGCGTGGTATCCACGTCGCGGCGGAACGACGCGGCCTCGGCTTCGTGTTCCAGAGCTACGCTCTCTGGCCGCACCTCACAGTGCGTGAGAACGTCGAGTTCGGGCTGACGATGCAGAAGATTCGGTCACGCGAACGTCGTGTGCGCGTCGACCACGCATTGGAAACTCTCGCCATTGCCCCGTACGCCGATCGCTACCCCGGCGATCTCTCGGGAGGTCAGCAGCAGCGCGTCGCCATCGCGCGAACGCTTGCCGCGCGTCCCGCCGTCATGTTGCTCGACGAGCCCCTGTCGAACCTCGATGCACGACTGCGCCTGGAGATGCGTGCGGAGTTCCAACGGATTCACCGCGAGACCGGCACGACAATGGTCTTCGTCACCCACGACCAGTGGGAGGCGATGACCCTGGCCACCCGCATCGTCGTCATGAACGAGGGACGTGTCCAACAAATCGGTTCCCCCCTCGACGTGTATTCCCAGCCGGCCAACCGGTTCGTGGCGGAATTCATGGGGAGCCCGCCCCTCAACGTCGTCGAGCGTTCGGGCGTCGGCCGCGCGGCGCAGGCCCTGGCCGAGTGGCGCGGAGCGGACGGAGCCGTCACCGCAGGTCTTCGTCCGGAGGCCGTGCAGTTCACGGATCTGCCCAGCGCGGGAGCGTTTTCGGTTCCCGTGACGATCGAGGCGCTTCTTCCCACGGGCGGATCCTGGATCGTCGAGGCGTCAGACGGCGCGCGGCGCATCTTCGGAACATCCACAACCATCCCAAATGTCCGCGAGGGCGACCGGACGAACGCGTGGGCTCCCGCCCGAGACGTTTTGCTGTTCGCTGAAGACGGATCTCGGCTGACAGAAAGTCTGGTGGCTGCATGA
- a CDS encoding MFS transporter, whose product MTPSSERDRDDQPRIDDDERRRVHKRTLIVVVMSEVLGGAGLAAGVSVGALLAQEMFGSEGFAGLPTALFTVGSALAAFLIGRVTQRLGRRIALGGGFAAGGLGAIGVVAAAATVSVPLLLVSLFVYGSGTATNLQARYAGTDLALPARRGTAVSIAMVSTTFGAVAGPNLIEPLGALAIGIGIPALSGPFLLAAAAYLAAGIILFTFLRPDPFLIARRMDAAARAVSGAQEQATPRRGRGVYVGATVMVLTQIAMVAIMTMTPVHMTSHHHGLGDIGLVISLHIAAMFLPSLVTGVLVDRLGRAPVAIASGVTLLLAGGVAALAPGDSLVLVIVALILLGLGWNFGVIAGTALLIDATVPANRARTQGTVDVLMALAGAGGGAMSGMVMAGTSFAGLSLAGGFLAVLLIPVLLWASRSHRSTIEGADRGA is encoded by the coding sequence GTGACTCCGAGTAGCGAGCGTGATCGTGACGATCAGCCCCGCATCGATGACGACGAACGTCGCAGAGTTCACAAGCGCACGTTGATCGTCGTCGTTATGAGCGAGGTGCTCGGCGGCGCTGGTCTCGCGGCCGGTGTGTCCGTTGGCGCGCTCCTTGCGCAGGAGATGTTCGGAAGCGAGGGCTTCGCCGGCCTCCCGACCGCACTGTTCACCGTGGGATCAGCCCTCGCGGCATTTCTGATTGGGCGGGTCACGCAGCGTCTCGGACGCCGCATCGCCCTCGGGGGCGGATTCGCGGCGGGCGGCTTGGGTGCGATCGGCGTCGTGGCCGCCGCCGCAACGGTCAGCGTTCCTCTCCTCCTGGTGTCACTGTTTGTCTACGGTTCCGGAACCGCGACGAATCTGCAGGCACGGTATGCCGGAACGGATCTCGCGCTGCCGGCACGACGGGGCACCGCCGTGAGCATCGCGATGGTCTCGACGACCTTCGGCGCGGTAGCCGGCCCGAACCTGATCGAACCTCTCGGCGCCCTGGCGATCGGCATCGGCATTCCCGCGCTCTCGGGCCCCTTCCTGCTGGCGGCAGCGGCGTACCTCGCGGCCGGCATCATTCTGTTCACGTTCCTGCGACCGGATCCGTTTCTCATCGCCCGACGGATGGACGCCGCCGCTCGGGCCGTCTCAGGAGCACAAGAGCAGGCGACCCCACGACGGGGAAGGGGCGTTTATGTCGGCGCGACGGTCATGGTGCTCACGCAGATCGCGATGGTCGCGATCATGACCATGACGCCCGTTCACATGACATCCCACCACCACGGCCTGGGCGACATCGGCTTGGTGATCAGCCTTCACATCGCCGCGATGTTCCTGCCATCACTGGTGACGGGAGTTCTCGTCGACAGGCTCGGCCGCGCACCCGTGGCGATCGCCTCGGGCGTCACGCTTCTTCTTGCCGGGGGAGTTGCCGCGCTCGCGCCAGGCGACTCGCTCGTTCTGGTGATCGTCGCCCTCATTCTGCTGGGCCTTGGGTGGAACTTCGGCGTGATCGCCGGAACGGCGCTTCTCATCGACGCGACGGTTCCCGCGAATCGGGCGCGAACGCAAGGAACTGTCGACGTTCTCATGGCGCTCGCCGGTGCCGGAGGGGGTGCGATGTCCGGCATGGTGATGGCGGGAACCAGCTTCGCCGGGCTCTCCCTCGCGGGAGGATTCCTCGCCGTGCTTCTCATTCCCGTTCTGTTGTGGGCCAGCCGCTCACACCGCTCGACGATCGAGGGCGCGGACCGAGGGGCTTGA
- a CDS encoding HAD family hydrolase, producing MSTPTLVTAQGARNITDLPKALLLDFGGVIVASEKPNGWQRVVAEAIVDLAGAAAVPPIDRICADVTAGAVAAGQWRNAMSRPLRPAELAQTTFVMDFIAADWTESQRSAISPHVAAISYRVSTAKERRTLRPGIRELLGFCRENGIPVAIVSNALSGQVHRDFLAEEGLSDAFSAEIYSDEAGVRKPNPDFMLMGCEAVNMPPEDCWYVGDHLDRDVLCGTRAGIGRNVLMPSPHAATHPEVFGIEADLITDTPASLLDLMKEISDDLR from the coding sequence ATGAGCACCCCCACTCTCGTGACCGCGCAGGGCGCGCGCAACATCACGGATCTCCCGAAGGCGCTTCTGCTCGATTTCGGCGGCGTCATCGTCGCCTCAGAAAAGCCGAACGGTTGGCAACGCGTGGTCGCCGAGGCGATCGTCGATCTCGCGGGCGCAGCCGCCGTGCCGCCCATCGATCGCATTTGCGCCGATGTCACCGCCGGCGCGGTGGCTGCGGGACAGTGGCGCAACGCGATGTCTCGGCCGTTGCGTCCCGCCGAGCTGGCTCAGACAACCTTCGTTATGGACTTCATCGCGGCGGACTGGACCGAATCGCAGCGAAGCGCGATATCTCCGCACGTTGCGGCGATCAGCTACCGCGTATCCACGGCAAAAGAACGGCGCACGCTTCGTCCCGGCATCCGCGAATTGCTCGGGTTCTGCCGCGAAAACGGAATCCCCGTCGCCATCGTGTCGAACGCCCTCTCCGGGCAGGTGCACCGAGACTTCCTCGCAGAGGAGGGCCTGTCGGACGCGTTTTCCGCCGAGATCTACTCAGACGAGGCCGGCGTGAGAAAGCCGAACCCCGACTTCATGTTGATGGGGTGCGAGGCCGTCAATATGCCGCCCGAGGACTGCTGGTACGTGGGCGACCATCTCGACAGGGACGTTCTGTGCGGAACGCGCGCCGGAATCGGACGCAATGTGCTGATGCCATCGCCCCATGCCGCTACTCACCCTGAGGTGTTCGGAATCGAAGCAGACCTCATCACCGACACCCCCGCCAGCCTCTTGGACCTGATGAAAGAGATCTCAGATGACCTGCGTTGA
- a CDS encoding inositol monophosphatase family protein, producing MTCVETRALATSALRGVAEHAAREAGIYLRGVFREEMTVERKRDRHDLVTMHDRASEEIIVPLLSDGAPGSRIVGEEGGVRGGNGPVTWYIDPIDGTSNFAQGIAFFCVAIAAERDGEIVAGVVYDPIADRMFSASDDGAFLDDAPLHTGQALGPDAATVITGYPTARDLQADGAAALEAFGSLVNAFSSVRRTGSGALTIAHVAAGWADSALGSSVNPWDVAASMLILRRAGGDYRPLWYDEAPSGGDHLAPGFVATRAGGSYPALDAVADGIVTRRRGV from the coding sequence ATGACCTGCGTTGAAACCCGTGCGCTCGCGACCTCTGCTCTGAGGGGCGTTGCCGAGCACGCTGCTCGGGAGGCGGGCATCTATCTGCGTGGTGTGTTCCGCGAAGAGATGACCGTTGAGCGCAAGCGCGACCGCCATGATCTCGTCACGATGCACGACCGCGCCTCAGAGGAAATCATCGTTCCCCTGCTGTCAGACGGTGCGCCGGGCTCACGCATCGTTGGCGAAGAGGGCGGCGTACGCGGGGGGAACGGTCCGGTCACCTGGTACATCGATCCAATCGACGGTACGTCAAACTTCGCACAGGGGATCGCGTTCTTTTGCGTCGCTATCGCGGCCGAACGGGACGGTGAGATTGTCGCCGGAGTGGTGTACGACCCGATTGCCGACCGCATGTTCTCGGCATCAGACGACGGTGCGTTCCTCGACGACGCTCCCCTGCACACAGGGCAGGCTCTCGGCCCCGACGCCGCCACGGTGATCACGGGCTATCCCACCGCGCGCGACCTTCAGGCGGACGGTGCTGCCGCGCTCGAGGCATTCGGATCACTCGTCAACGCGTTCAGTTCGGTTCGGCGCACCGGTTCTGGCGCACTGACGATCGCTCACGTCGCCGCGGGATGGGCGGATAGCGCACTCGGCTCCTCCGTGAACCCCTGGGACGTAGCCGCGTCGATGCTCATCCTGCGCAGGGCCGGCGGCGACTACCGCCCGCTGTGGTACGACGAGGCGCCGTCCGGCGGGGATCACCTCGCGCCCGGCTTCGTGGCAACGCGGGCTGGCGGCTCCTACCCCGCGCTCGACGCGGTCGCGGACGGGATCGTGACGCGCAGGCGCGGCGTGTGA
- a CDS encoding LacI family DNA-binding transcriptional regulator, with the protein MLASGRAPTIIEVAARAGVSKSLASRALRGERGVADETRRRIHVAAAELGYRINSAARSLARGRSGIVGVVLNDIGNPHFTGVVAGVEAEARERGLRTIIGHGADSPPELTRQIETMLELRVDGIVVVSSWTPVDVLARAGKATPIAVVARLATPPEEVDMIASDDLSGARAAAEHLLAIGRRRIAYVTRSTSATSDARARGTRAALNHVGLDLEVHRVEREDSGAVARILSSGVDAVLANNDLMATEILRVAHEHDIGVPDDVALVGYDDTPIARLLSPALTSVNQPQRAMGRRAIECIAERHDGRSDAVRAWYEPTLLVRGSTLSRRSDAAQAATGAHAARRVAV; encoded by the coding sequence ATGCTCGCCTCGGGGCGCGCGCCGACGATCATCGAGGTGGCGGCGCGCGCCGGCGTATCGAAGTCACTGGCGTCGCGGGCGCTCCGTGGCGAGAGGGGCGTTGCGGATGAGACGCGGCGGCGCATCCATGTTGCGGCCGCCGAGCTGGGATACCGGATCAATTCGGCCGCGCGCTCGCTTGCGCGCGGCCGGTCCGGGATCGTCGGTGTTGTTCTCAACGACATCGGAAACCCGCACTTTACGGGTGTCGTCGCCGGAGTTGAAGCCGAGGCGCGCGAACGCGGGTTGCGAACGATCATCGGTCATGGCGCGGACTCCCCTCCCGAACTCACTCGCCAGATCGAAACCATGCTCGAACTCCGCGTCGATGGAATCGTCGTCGTGAGTTCGTGGACTCCCGTCGATGTTCTGGCGCGCGCGGGGAAGGCAACGCCAATCGCCGTGGTCGCCCGCCTGGCAACTCCTCCGGAAGAAGTCGACATGATCGCGAGCGATGATCTCTCCGGCGCTCGGGCCGCAGCCGAACATCTTCTGGCGATCGGACGCCGCCGAATCGCGTATGTCACACGGTCCACGAGCGCGACCAGCGATGCCCGCGCCCGCGGCACCCGCGCGGCGCTGAACCATGTGGGGCTCGACCTCGAGGTTCATCGCGTCGAACGGGAGGATTCGGGCGCCGTGGCGCGAATTCTCTCGTCCGGGGTCGATGCCGTTCTCGCGAACAACGATTTGATGGCAACGGAGATCCTGCGGGTCGCCCATGAGCACGACATCGGCGTTCCGGATGACGTCGCTCTCGTCGGATACGACGACACACCGATCGCGAGGTTACTCTCCCCCGCGCTGACAAGTGTCAATCAACCACAGCGAGCGATGGGCCGGCGGGCGATTGAGTGCATCGCCGAACGCCATGATGGTCGAAGCGACGCTGTCCGCGCCTGGTACGAGCCCACCCTGCTCGTTCGCGGTTCAACGCTCTCCCGGAGGTCCGATGCGGCCCAGGCCGCCACCGGCGCGCACGCTGCCCGTAGGGTGGCGGTATGA
- a CDS encoding DEAD/DEAH box helicase has protein sequence MAVIERQDIDGNELWWLSEGAGAHQEEPQDGNAVAASLAGRFRFVEESEAGVGLRRPQLGALHAILAHRSTEEDEPITVVMPTGTGKTETMLAAYCHSPSRTLVVVPSDALRTQIAEKFTTLGVLPSVGAVVGDFVCPVVLVIKSGLQTVDQVEHVLSRASVVVATAQALNACSDEARSHLAQSCQRLYVDEAHHLGARTWKEVVGLFDGREVVQFTATPYREDGRHLGGRIAYAYPLRLAQAHGYFSRINYRSVIDLADPDRAVATAAIEQLRVDIDAGLDHLLMARVRSVERAKEIIKLYEEIGSEFSPIRIDTGMAESTRRKRREKLFNRESRIVICVNMLGEGFDLPSLKIAAIHDPQKSLAVTLQFVGRFTRVGDDSLGEASAFVPLQVAGVDERLRKLYGEDADWNEVIRDLTERGVGQEKDRTDFELAFGSVPREVAMRSIHPKMSTVTYQSETSLTWNPESIYDVFEDRLLTTRLGINNKDKVVWWVSREATPVRWGDFASFNELVHHLHVVYVDDVAGFLYINSTNNTSMHEDIAKAVGGDDVTLVKGETVYRILSKVKRRVPTNVGLLDSVSRNRRFSMHVGQDVLHAWRGEGGTKMKTNIFAHGFFDNRAVSFGASRKGRVWSHEQARDIHDWVRWASQVGPAITDTSISLDSVMSGFLLPEPARERPPLVPLSIEWPYQLVATFSDRRKVSYEDQAFSLLDTELSLTDHTADQPLRFEVKTPSWSLEFEFEFREDGPPTIRPVSDDGQVLTPSGAGSLAAFLTAHGLLVTFEDEVVLVEQGFLLKPERERRLFPIDAVETIDWSGVNIRRESQGVERDPATIQHRAIEALSAEDEWEVVLDDDGTGELADIALLRRTDDALEVLLVHCKYSSSDKPGARINDLYDVCGQSMKMNRAKSMPELLTKRLFRREQDRQTAGKSGLIIGDIGTLAAIVREARYRLLHVTVAIVQPGMSKSAASDDMRSLLGATDRFLAETYGIKLRVIASA, from the coding sequence ATGGCTGTCATCGAGCGACAAGACATCGACGGCAATGAGTTGTGGTGGCTCAGCGAGGGTGCAGGCGCTCACCAAGAGGAACCCCAGGACGGCAACGCCGTAGCAGCGTCTCTGGCGGGGCGGTTCCGTTTCGTTGAGGAGTCCGAAGCGGGCGTCGGCCTCCGCCGCCCGCAACTCGGCGCGTTGCACGCGATCTTGGCCCACCGGTCCACCGAAGAAGACGAGCCAATCACAGTAGTGATGCCGACAGGTACCGGCAAGACCGAGACGATGCTCGCCGCCTACTGCCACTCGCCCTCTCGGACTCTGGTGGTGGTGCCGTCTGACGCCCTTCGTACACAGATTGCGGAGAAGTTCACGACGCTTGGCGTTCTACCTTCTGTTGGCGCCGTTGTTGGTGATTTCGTGTGCCCTGTCGTCCTCGTTATCAAGAGCGGGCTTCAGACGGTCGATCAGGTAGAGCATGTTCTATCGCGCGCGAGCGTGGTCGTCGCGACGGCGCAGGCGCTAAACGCCTGCTCAGATGAGGCGCGTTCACATCTCGCGCAGTCGTGTCAGCGCTTGTATGTCGATGAGGCTCACCATCTCGGCGCACGCACGTGGAAAGAGGTAGTTGGCCTGTTCGACGGCCGTGAAGTCGTCCAGTTCACCGCGACTCCATATCGCGAGGACGGCCGGCATCTTGGCGGTCGTATCGCATACGCATATCCGCTTCGTCTGGCACAGGCTCATGGCTACTTCTCCCGAATCAACTACCGCTCGGTGATCGATCTCGCCGATCCCGACCGGGCAGTTGCTACCGCAGCCATCGAGCAACTTCGTGTGGATATCGACGCTGGACTCGATCATCTCCTCATGGCGCGTGTTCGCTCCGTAGAACGGGCGAAGGAGATCATCAAGCTGTACGAGGAGATCGGCTCCGAGTTCTCCCCCATTCGCATCGATACGGGCATGGCAGAGTCAACCCGCAGGAAACGCAGAGAGAAACTCTTCAACCGCGAGAGCCGCATCGTTATTTGCGTCAACATGCTCGGCGAGGGCTTCGATCTACCGTCGCTCAAGATCGCAGCGATCCATGATCCGCAGAAGAGCCTCGCTGTCACCTTGCAGTTCGTTGGGCGCTTCACCCGAGTGGGTGACGACTCACTCGGAGAAGCGTCCGCATTCGTCCCGCTACAGGTTGCGGGAGTCGACGAACGGCTTCGTAAGCTCTACGGCGAGGATGCCGACTGGAACGAGGTCATCCGTGACCTGACCGAGCGCGGAGTCGGCCAAGAAAAGGACCGGACAGACTTTGAGCTGGCTTTCGGGTCGGTTCCGCGTGAAGTAGCCATGCGCAGCATTCATCCGAAGATGAGCACGGTCACCTATCAGTCCGAGACATCACTCACCTGGAACCCGGAGAGTATCTACGACGTTTTCGAGGACCGGTTACTGACCACTCGACTCGGCATCAACAACAAGGACAAGGTGGTCTGGTGGGTGTCGCGCGAGGCGACGCCCGTGAGATGGGGCGACTTCGCCAGCTTCAACGAACTCGTACACCACCTTCACGTCGTATACGTCGACGATGTGGCAGGGTTCCTCTACATCAACAGTACGAACAACACTTCGATGCACGAGGACATCGCGAAAGCTGTCGGCGGAGACGACGTCACACTCGTGAAGGGAGAGACTGTGTATCGCATCCTCTCCAAGGTCAAGCGCCGAGTCCCGACCAACGTCGGCCTCCTTGACTCAGTCAGCCGCAATCGCCGCTTCTCCATGCACGTCGGCCAAGACGTACTCCATGCCTGGCGCGGCGAAGGCGGCACGAAGATGAAGACCAACATCTTCGCGCACGGATTCTTCGACAATCGTGCTGTCAGCTTCGGGGCATCCCGTAAAGGACGCGTCTGGAGTCACGAGCAAGCTCGGGACATCCACGACTGGGTCCGCTGGGCCAGCCAGGTCGGACCAGCCATCACAGACACATCCATCTCGCTCGATTCCGTCATGTCGGGTTTCCTGTTACCCGAGCCCGCACGGGAGCGCCCACCCTTGGTTCCCCTGTCGATCGAGTGGCCCTATCAACTCGTCGCAACCTTCAGCGATCGACGGAAAGTGAGCTACGAAGATCAGGCATTCTCGCTGCTCGACACCGAACTGTCCCTCACGGACCATACAGCGGACCAGCCGCTCCGCTTCGAGGTCAAGACGCCATCCTGGTCCCTAGAGTTTGAGTTTGAGTTCCGTGAGGATGGACCTCCGACGATCCGCCCAGTAAGTGACGACGGCCAGGTCCTCACGCCATCTGGCGCGGGCAGCCTCGCGGCATTTCTCACCGCGCACGGCCTCCTCGTGACGTTCGAGGATGAGGTAGTCCTAGTCGAGCAGGGCTTCTTACTGAAGCCAGAGAGAGAACGACGTCTCTTTCCTATCGACGCCGTTGAGACCATCGACTGGTCTGGCGTCAATATCAGACGCGAGTCGCAAGGTGTCGAACGCGACCCCGCGACGATCCAACATCGCGCCATTGAGGCACTCTCTGCTGAGGATGAATGGGAAGTCGTCCTCGATGACGACGGCACTGGTGAACTGGCCGACATCGCTCTTCTGCGACGGACCGATGATGCGTTGGAGGTTCTACTCGTCCACTGCAAGTACTCGTCCAGCGACAAGCCGGGCGCACGTATCAATGATCTGTACGATGTGTGCGGCCAATCAATGAAGATGAATCGGGCGAAGTCTATGCCGGAGTTGCTTACGAAACGACTTTTCCGACGAGAGCAAGATCGTCAGACGGCTGGAAAAAGTGGTCTCATTATCGGAGATATCGGGACTCTCGCGGCTATTGTTCGTGAAGCGCGCTACCGCCTGCTGCACGTCACTGTGGCGATCGTCCAGCCCGGGATGTCAAAGTCCGCAGCGAGTGACGACATGCGATCTCTCCTTGGGGCGACAGATCGGTTCCTTGCAGAGACCTACGGAATAAAGTTGCGCGTAATCGCAAGTGCCTAG
- a CDS encoding helix-turn-helix domain-containing protein has product MSVPNRAALAEEYAKRVSIDELVRRFGIHRTTVHRLAAQAGVAVRRRGLDEPGRQEATRLYEQGMTLEEVAAELGVGDPTVRSAVVACGGTIRSRGRRPATI; this is encoded by the coding sequence TTGAGTGTCCCGAATCGGGCTGCGCTGGCCGAGGAGTACGCCAAGCGAGTGTCAATCGATGAGCTGGTGCGGCGGTTCGGGATACACCGCACGACTGTGCACCGGCTCGCTGCTCAGGCGGGTGTCGCAGTGCGGCGCCGCGGTCTGGATGAGCCTGGGCGTCAAGAAGCTACGCGGCTGTACGAGCAGGGTATGACGCTCGAAGAGGTCGCTGCCGAACTGGGGGTCGGTGACCCGACGGTCCGCTCTGCGGTCGTGGCCTGTGGTGGAACGATCCGCTCCCGGGGTCGCCGTCCGGCCACGATCTGA
- a CDS encoding GNAT family N-acetyltransferase, translating to MSAELTFRTAEPSDVPEIVRLVESAYRGEASRAGWTTEADLLAGQRTDPEQVDEMLIAEGSVVFLAERGGTIVACCHLENRDDHVYIGMFAVSPPAQGAGYGRTVLAAAEDFARAEWGANEARMTVIIQRIELIAWYERRGYAKTGHTSPFPYGDDRFGIPQHDDLAFETLVKPLGPRPRSSSGVSGWPTTERE from the coding sequence ATGAGCGCTGAGCTGACCTTCCGCACCGCAGAGCCCTCCGATGTCCCCGAGATCGTCCGGTTGGTCGAATCCGCGTACCGAGGCGAAGCCAGTCGCGCGGGATGGACAACGGAGGCGGACCTGCTCGCGGGCCAGCGCACCGACCCCGAACAGGTCGACGAAATGCTCATCGCGGAGGGATCGGTCGTCTTTCTCGCGGAACGAGGCGGAACGATCGTCGCGTGCTGTCACCTCGAGAACCGCGATGATCACGTGTACATCGGCATGTTCGCCGTGTCACCGCCGGCGCAGGGCGCGGGCTATGGGCGCACTGTCCTCGCCGCCGCAGAAGACTTCGCACGCGCGGAATGGGGCGCGAACGAGGCGCGCATGACGGTGATCATTCAGCGCATCGAACTCATCGCTTGGTATGAACGCCGTGGCTATGCCAAGACGGGGCACACCAGCCCTTTTCCCTACGGTGACGATCGGTTCGGCATTCCCCAGCACGACGATCTCGCGTTTGAAACGCTCGTCAAGCCCCTCGGTCCGCGCCCTCGATCGTCGAGCGGTGTGAGCGGCTGGCCCACAACAGAACGGGAATGA